The genomic stretch GTTTTCGTACTTTGCCGTCAACACCTCCCGGTCGGGATGGGGACAGACGTGTCTTACTTCACGGTTTATTGTCTCCCCTTAGCCCTTCCCATGCGCAGACCCttccccccatccccgccccctgCTGGCTCTGAGCCCCTCCCTTCCTGAAGGGGCCCGTGCAGGGGAGGAGCCCGAAGCTGAGAGCCCCTgcagacccccccccaccccggaccGGGATGGACAGCGAGGGTCAGGCCCGCCCCCGCGGCCGTCCTGGAGCCCCGCAGCCACCTGGCCGCAGCACGAGTGGCCACCCAGGCCACATCTGGAGACCCCGCAGGCTCCTGCGTCAGAGGACGCCCCTCCCTGGAGCGCTGGGCTGAGGGGTCGGCCACTGCCCAGGCAAGCCCACGGGGCTCCGGGCGGGGGCCTGGCATGTGCCGATGCACCGCGGACCTCGTCTGCCACCTACGGTCAGCAGGGACGCAGCCGGTGGGCAGGGGCTTTGGCGGGCCCCTCCCCCCGCGGCGGGCAGCTGTCTCCCGGGCGACCGCGAGCACCTGGAGCCCGGCGTGCGCGGGCTGGCAAATCGCAGGTGATTCATGCGGCTAATTTCTTTATGACAATCAGGCTAAATTAGGTTAATTATTTGTTAATCATTCTCTCGAGGGTGCATGAAGGTACTTGAAGCCAGTCCACGAACGTGGAGCGCTGCCGGGTACGGGGCGCTATCTGATGGACGGGATGCCAGCGGCAGGGAGCGccaggggcggggggcgggggccggcGCTGGGGCCAGGCCTCTGCCCTGCTCCCGGAGGGGACTGAGGGCCCCTTGCGGGGTGTCCAGGCACTTAGATGTGAGTGTGTGCTCCGGGCACTGTCTGCTTGCCAGCCCTGCGGCCCCTCCCTCGATAAGCCAGGACGCCAAGACCTGGGTCACCAGCGGGCCCCGGGTGTCGTCACCATAGTGGggtccccaccccagctcctccGTCCTGGCCCCCTCGTCCCACCCACCCTCTTCCATTCAGCAGCACAACTGAACTTTCTAGATCAATCTAGAAACTGTGGGATGCAGGGCCCCCCCGCCTGGCTCCTCCCCTGAGACGTCAGCCTCCTCGACCCCCACCCCCGATCAGAGCCCCGCTCCGGGCCACCTGCCGACTCAGCCATCCCTCGGGAATGGTGTGGCTCCCCAGCTGCCCCTGCAGGGGAGCTCGGCAGGCTGCGCACAGCCAGACAGAGCACCGGCCACGGCTGGCTCCTCCCACCATCAACGCAGAACCTCTGGCAGCCAAGGTAGCCCCGCTGCCCCACGGCTGCCCCGTAAAACGCCCCCTTGCTCACCACTCCATCACTGTGGCGGGAAACCCTGCCCTGCTCCCACGGCCCGTACCTCCTGGGCGGGCTGCCCCACGGACGCTGGGCGCCCTCCACGCACTAGTCGCTGACCACACCCGCCACAGTCCCCGGGCCAGGCACGCCTGCACGGTGGCCTTGCCGCGTCGGGGGTTCTGGTTCtcgctgctttgggtctttggaTGGGCCTGACACCAAGGTCTGTGTGAGGCCCCAAAACAGAGTGTGGGTTCATACAGAGGACGGTCGGTCAAAGCCAAAAACTAATGTGAAGCACACTTTAAAAGTAACCTCCAGGCGTCCagggtgagagagaagatggTGCAGCAAAGTGCCTCGGAGCAAGGATGACTGACAACCGCTCAAATCTGCAGACACACAGATCTACACACGCGCAAAGCTCCATGACACCCAAACGGGACAAACTCAGAGGGGCCCAGGGCCAGACTCATCCCATTAAGAGAAACGGAGACGGAGGCCGGAGCCTGGAAGCCGTCGGAGGGACGGAGTGTTCAAGGGACGGCAAGTCCAGCCACGACGGTTCCTCGCCAGATGTGGAGGCCAAGAGGCAGCGGGGACGGCGAGTCTAGTCCGAATCCTGCAGGGGGTGCAGCATCTCCAGGAACAGAGGCAAAACCAACAGGCTGGGAGGAAAGAAACGAGGAGGATGTTCTCGAGGCAGAAAATGTCACCAGGGGGACGAGGCCCCAGAGGCAGgtgcagaaaacagaaatagtgaACACCTCAACAAGGATAATACGTTATTTGTCTCCTTGAAAGtctttaaaataactaaatccTGAAAGCAAAAACCAGAACATCGTCTGGGTGACTCCCCCCCCACCACCGTGTGACACGGATGACAAATGGGGGGCGTCCTGCACGGCTGTGTGGGTTCTGGGTGTCACTTAAAGTGGTAAATTATTAACATACACTGTGCAAAATCAGGTATGTCTACTGTAACCCCTAGAGCAATCGTTAGAagattaatacaaataaatatattttaaagctaacAAACTAAATAGAATACTAAAAAAGATTCAAATAACCTAAAAGAGGGCAGGAAAACAGGAACAAATGCCCCAACCAGAGGAGCAGACAAAGCAAATGAAGCTATAGACCAGATCCAAGCACCTCGATGACTTTACTAAACAAAAATATACTAATTAAAAGAGAGACCGTCACATcggatagaaataataaaaacatagaaacaacACCCCAATACATGCTATATAtaagaaatccactttaaatagATTGCTATATATGgctttaatgttaaaaaaaaattccccaaagaaaCCAGTAAGTCCAGATAGTTTAACAGGTAAGTTCTACCAGACTTTCAAGAAACAGGTAATCcagtaagaaaaaagaacagagactcCCCAAACCATCCTTGAGGCCAGTCTGACTCTGATGCCAAAaccaagacacagagagaagccaACCCACTCCCTCGTGAGTGTAGCCAGAAACCCCTCAGCCAGACGCTGCCAATCAAGTGGAACAGACGATTTCAGGAAGAACACACCGGATTACCCCACAAACACAGGATGGTGCAATTATAGAGAAATCCGGAAACGCAACTCACTTTACGGATTAACAGGAAAAGGGTGCTCATGGGTGCAGGTGGGcggcaggggcagggcaggcaTCATCAGAGCAAGTGAAGTCTTGAGCAGCGCCCCGAAAACTCCCCGGAGGGAGGGCTGCATCTCAGCATGGGGAGGGGGTCGGGGGGCAGGCTCTCCGGGCCAACCTGTCCTCGGTGACCGGGAGCCCTCCGGTTTCATAGCACAGGGGCTGCACGACTCAGCTTCTGCTTTGAAAGACGAGTGATCTGGGGGGAGCTTTTCTTTCCCTGCGCTGACTGGCAGCCCCACTCCGTGGTCCCCTCGGCCCTGGGCAGCAGCGTGAACACCCAGCCGGCACCTCACCGTGCTCGTCCACCCTGACTGCACGTCCACAGCGACGAGTGCTGATGCGACGGGGTGGCCCCGGCCGATGGGGGTTAGGAGGAGACACAGCTCTGCGCTGAAGGGCAGGCTCCGTTCTCCCCAGAGGTGCTCCAAAGACCCCCAGGGGCCCTGGCCCAAGGACGCATTGTGACCACGCTCTCGACCACCCACGGGCCCCAGCCCCAGAAGAAGGCCGGCCCCGAGGCCGCCCTGCGGGCCCCACCTGCAGGGTGCTCTGAGCCCCGGGGCCCggcccacccctcctccctccgcTACCCTGGCTCAGGCTCTGCCCTCGGGGTCCTTGGGCCAGCTTTGGCCGAGGGAAGCTCCAGCATGTCCCCGTGGCCCGGAGGAGAGTGGACAGATGGAGGattcactcccaccctcccccgtTGCTGGGCTCTGGTTGGCAGGGGCTGGTCCCTGGCTGGTGGCTGGTCACAACCCGGTGACCTCAGCTCCGGCGCAGCAGGGCTAGGATGCCCTCCATCTCCCGCCCAGGCCTCAGGGTCCCTGTAAGACTGCCGGGCTCCCGGCGGTGCCCAGGGGTGCAGGGGCGGGACGTGAAGGCCAAGCTCCATCCCGCCCCGCACGGCCGGACCTCGGGTGGTCTCATCCTCCCTGGATACCGAGGCTCCAGTGCGGGCACACGTGGGGTCGGGGCACCGGCCTTAAGCAGGCAGGGCCGGCTGGGCGAGGGGGTGCCCAGGTCTGCGGGTGGGACCTCCCTGCCACCCGTCGCCCCAGGGAGCTGCTTCCTGGGCAGGAACTAGTCCAGGAGGGAGAACCCGGTGAGAGCCCCCGAGTCTGCTCTGCCCTGAAGCTGCAAGTGTTTCCTGTGGTTCCAACTCGTTCAGTACATCACCCAGGATTTCCAAAAGCCACCGGCAAAAGACAATATCCTCGGTCTCTCATCTCCACCGAGTCGGTTCCAGCGTCAGGTCCTCTGCCGGGAAGGTAAGTCCACACGCGCGCACGCGCTCACGCCCGCTTGAAAGGGACGTGTCGTGTCGCCACGTTCCCGGGAGCGAGCATGAGTCACAGGGACGTCCAGTCGCTCACACACAGCCCCGCCGAGCCGCGTGGGGGGGGGGACAGGCCCAGCCCACGGCCCCCACTCAGCAGGCCCGGGCGCCCTCCCACTGCTGCTGCCAGGGCCCAGCGGGAGCCGCTCAGACAGGGCAGCCCACAGCCGCAACGCGGCGACCTGCGTGGAGCGACGGAGGTGATGCGGCCTCACTGCCCCCCACCGCCATCCCCACCGGCCCGTCCCCCGCAGCCTGCGCCCCTCCAGGGGCCGAGCTCAGCTCCTTGCAGGGCTGGATGCCCAGGCCTGGGGCCCATGAACACGTCCACCCTTGTCTGGGCCCCTGAAAGGAGCTGACACCACCAAGACGCGCTGGGACTCAAGGGAGGACCTCCACGGCGCGGCTGCACCCCTGCTGGCTCCGCGAGCGCCCCTCGGGGTCACAGCAGACACTCCCCAGGTACCTCTCCCTTCCATGCTCTGTGCGTTCTACACGTCGTCCTTCGCTTGACAAGTGTAGTCAGCAGAGGTGAGGCTGAGGACGCGCCACGTGCCGCGTCCGAAGGGCTGCAGGCCGACCTGCCCCAGCAACGCTGCGTCCGTGGGGACACAGCGGAACACACCCCACGGGAGCCGCGCCCCCACGGGAGCCGCGGCCGTTCAGATGAGGACTCCGGGGCGGCGGGGCCTGCCAGCTCACCGGGCTCGTGAGGGCCCCTGGGACGCAGGCAGCAGTGGGCTCCGGGGCCCCACCCTAGGACGGAAGGAGGGGTGCAGCCAGACGGGGGACAGAGCACTGCTCCCCCGAGGCTGGCGGCGCAGACAGCTGCGGGGAGTCTGCGCCCAGCGCACACGCGGCGGCCCCCAGCAGGGCGGGCACTGTGGAGAGAGAGGCTCAGGGTGAcagggctgggggcccaggccGATGGTGCtgaggggaggctggaggggcGGCCTTGGTGACCTGGCCGGGCTGGCAACCTCAGGAGCTGGGCTTCGCTCGAGCGGGGAGGTGGTGGGCCCGGGGTGAGACCACACCCAGGACACAGGCCAGATGCCGCGGGGCCCGCGCAGCGGGGGCCGGGCCCGGGGACTCGGTcaggggtggggaaggcagaCTTCTGCCTCTGCAGGGACTGGACCGTGGCTCTCTGCCCTCTACAGAGGCCAGTCCAGTGTCCTGCTGTGCTGAGCTGACTTCCAGGGCCGGGGCATAGCCTTCTGGCCACATGGCCTGCGGTCAGGCCTCGGGGGCGCAGGGGGAGTGGCAGCAGGAGATCCTGAGCCGCCCCCATGTAACCAGGGTGGGTTCTGTACTCCACCCAGGAGCCCTGACTGGTGCATAGGACGAATGCATCACACCAGCACGACCTCTGAAAAACCAGCAACCTGACCTGTACAAAAACCAGACGGAAGGCAGCCACAGCCCGCGCACgggagggaagggcagggtgGACCCTGCGGGCTCCGTGTGTCCAGTCCTCCGGGGCCACAGAGCTGGCAGGGacgtgcccctcccccaggacacGCCCAGGACAACGCAGTGGGGCTCCCACACCCAGACGATAAAACCCCGGAACTCCCCTCTTTGTGCCCAGAACCAGACTGGCAAACAGGAAAACAAGGGTGGACATTCGCCTCAAATATCCAAACATCTGCAGAAGACCAATGCCATGGAGGAGGGGCACTAAACACAACACATGAAAAACGAACCACAAAGAAACCTAACAGAGCAAACCAACCTTTTCAATTAAATCTAATTAAAATCCCCAAAGGGGAGAAGTTCAGGATCCTGAGCAGGAAAGAGCACAGCTGGCCTGGGACGGCCAtcctcaggcagctggggacGTGCGCTCGGGGAGGGGGTCCCACGTGGTGGGACAGGAGTGCCTCACTGGCCTAAACGATCTGCACCCCGGTATGGCGTGCGCTGCACACCTGCTCTCCCTCGGGGGGCTGGAGTCTTGGTGCCAGGCAGAGGGTGCCCACATGACCAGCCCCGGATAAAAACCCTGGGCGCTGGTCCCCCAGGAGCTCCCTGCCGGGGAGTCAAGCGCACGCCCTGTGGCTCCGCTGGGGGGTGCCCGGGAGGTCTGTGCCTGGTGCCCCCGACCCCTCCCCACGCCACATTCCCTGTGGCGCTCGAGTCCCTGGGCCTTTGGCTGTAACGGATCTCAGCCGTGAGGCCTCCCAGGGAACCACGGAACCTGGGGGTGGTATCGGGGACCCCAACTCACGATCACGTCAGAGATCTTCAATAGTAAGAAGTACGCTGGAAACCCCTGGGCAAAAGGCAGAATGAAGGCTGCTGGAGGGCGGGCCGAGCCCCTGGCCTGGACGCGGCGCAGAGGGCGTTGGGGGAGAGGAGGCCGAGGGACATAAGCAGACTCACGTCAGCAGCCGTGACGAGACTGGAGACTCGAGAGCAGGACAGAAGCGCCGCCTCCGTGCCTGCTGGTCTCTCCTCGCCCGACGGCCGTCTGCTGCCAACACTCACAGCTCAAGGAAAGGCCGCGGGTCAGTCGAGGCTGCCGACCCCAACAGGGACACGCGGGAATTCCAGGGGAGACCAGCGGGCGGAAGGAACAGGAAAGAGCGAAACTTCCCAAAGCTCACGTGTCTTGGGAAGGAGGTGGTAGTGGGAGTCCTGGCGGCCGTGCCACCTGTAGGGGGCACCCCCGCTGCCCACCGGCCACGGGGTCCCATTCGATTATATTAAAACACGACAGAGAAAACACTGCTTGGGACGGGGGAAAATATAGCTTTATTTTACCATAGGAATTAATAAACTCCGTCACAGAATAAGGACACCATGGGACTcctcttttgtttcatttaataaatacaaatgaataaaaatacttcCTTTTGCAAAGAGActgcccctcttcctcctccagatTTCCTGAGCCCCCGTGGCCATCTGCTGACGTGGTCACAGGCCCACGCTCCACCACACCCACCTTTTCCTCTCTAGCCTACGTCTCATCCGACACGCCCGCAGATACTATGTAGGTACGAtacctctcctttccccatccCCTTCCGAATACAAGTCCTCGTACTGCATTTCAACTTTTAAATGATTCCCTTCTGAGAAGGAAAGAGTCTGGTTTCCACAGAAGCCCTTTCGCCAGTACTACTTAACACCAAGAAATTAGCGAGGTTTCAGTAAAACAGACTCCTGCCCGCGGGCACATTATGAAAGGGAAAGGATAACATAAAGTAAAATGTATTGTACGTCTTGTAGACTGTCCCTTATTTCAAAAATAGAAACTCCTATTTAAATTTAACCTGTTTGAAACAGGCCACATATTTAACTGCATGCAACAGATCTGTTATTGCTTGAAACGGAGCCCTGGCTCCGGCTGAGCTACCCACGCCGGAGGACAGACCACCTCCAAACCACGAGCCGCAGCCGAGCACCCCCCACCGACCCGGGGACCCCGGGGACCCCATGTGCCACGCTCCCACGAGCGCCGGTCAGGTCTGGGATGAAACACACCTCTGCGCTCTGCGCTACGGGGAGCGTCCCTTCCCAAGTTGCAAAGAACGGTTTTGTCCCAATAGTTGAAGTTCCCGCTGCAGCCACCACGTACAAACGCTTAGCACTTTCCAGTTttcagattggaaaagaaaagcTCCGACACACCCAGAAGACACTCTGACTACAATCTCGGTCTCACGTGCCCCTGCTCTGGTAAATGCACTGGGAACTGAGACACGAGCGTAAACTGCGATCAATACCAGCAGGGAAAACGCCAGTCTTCATGGCCAGGAGGAAACTTCTTTTCTATGTGCCCCATTTTTCATtagtccacattttaaaaaagtatttatttcctGAAAGTATTTCTAAATGTGATTATTTGTAACAtacaacaaatgaaaaatgtgcctagattgcaagaaaaaaatctgcttgTAAAACAAAGTACTGAAACAAAGTCATGTCCTCCTCACGGGGGACAAGGGAACCAGGAGGGGCCCCCAGAGACATCCGGCCGCTGCCCTCCTCCTGGTCTGCAAGGCCCCACGTCTTCGGAAGGAGCGTCACTGGTTCTAGTCCCTGGGGGCCGGCGCGTACGCCCCTCCCCGCTCCGCACTAAGTGCTGGGTCCGCAGGCACGTCAGCTGGAGAGGTAGTGGTGACGGCTCTCATCATCTCCCTGGGCCACCTCGGCAAGAACGAGGGGTGGGTCCCTCAACTGCACCCAGCTGTCATCGTCCTACAGAAACCATCACTGCAGAAGAGAAGGCTGTTTGGGGTGGGAAAGGTAAAAAACAAATAGATGCTGTGGTTCTGCAAGCTTGCCTTTTTTGGTACCAGCACAGTGTCACTGTCACTAAGTGTCTTGGAGGAGAAACTCCAAAAACTGCTCGGTGGTGTGCCTGCACGCACGCGCGGGCACACAGCTGTGCACACATGTGGGCAAGGCTCAGAGCCCCAGCGACTTCTGCACGATCTGCTTGGCGATCTTGTAAAACTGTTCCCGGTCATCCCGCCACATTTTGGAGGCATCCACGTTGGCCCCGCTTTCATCGTTGGGCTCTGAAAGAGAAGGAGAACCTCCACGTGAAGGGGCTCAAGAAGGAAGGCCCTGGCAAGACCTCCCACCTCCTGTAAGAACATCACTGATCTTCCCAGAGAGGTAACCAGAGATGAACCAGAAGCGCCGAGGGACGGGACGTGGAACTCCAGGCAAGGACAGCAGTTCTGTGGAGACGAGAGCCTTCCCCTGAGGGACGGGGCGGAGCAGCGGCGGACAGACCCACCCTCAGGGCTCCTCCACCCGAGCCTCCCAAGGGCTGCACCAGCCAACTCGGCTTCACTCAGGAGGCACCAGCCGAGCAGATCAAGGGGCCACTGGGGGCCTCCCCCTCGGGCCTCCTGTTTGGCCACCAGCTCTCTCCGTTAGATGCTCCTCCGTTTCATGGGCGCTCTCTTCCCCCGGGGCTGCCGGGCCGTTCCTCTCTCAGCTCCCTCCCGCCACCAGCCCTGTCTACCTGGAGAGGGCACACACCCTCACCACCACAGCCAGTCCCCGAGAGCCCCTGTCAAGGTGGCCACTCACACAACACCCTGAACTCTTGTCTCCCCCAAATCCTGCTCCCTCTGGAGTCCTGTCCCCAAAGTCCgcacccctccaccccacagtGAGGGCAGGAGCGCCCCCGCCCCAGGACGCTGAGCCCTAGAGCCGGAGTCTCCAAGGTCCCCCCAACCTCCCCCATCCTCTTGGCCTGGGACCCACCCCGCCTGTCTCAAGCACGTGGGCTGCAAGGGCAATCCGTGGTCTAACAGCCCCACGAGCGAGCGTCAGCTCCGGGCCAGAGCAGGTCCACAGGGCGCCCCGCCCCCAGCGGGGCTCCAGCCATACCTATAGTCCTGGTGACGCCGCCAGAGGGTCCGTGCCCCCCCACAACCTTGTTAACTCCCACGTGTTCTAAACTCACCTCGGGAAGTGTCCCCTGCACCCTGATCTCAGGAGTTATCACAGTGGCCTGCAACAGCTGGTGGCTGTGAAAGTTCCCTTAGAACGTGGGGCCTTAAGGTTGGGGTCAGTGTCACCTGAGCTTTACACCCCAGGACACGGTGTCTGCAATATAGTGcccactgaatgaatgaaatgccCACGGCTACTCATGGCcaacaatgtgatacacacaAGACCATCTTTACATCTGTAATTATAAAAAGCAGCTTACGCTTGGCAAGGTGTGTATGAATGACATTAcatgaaaaagcagaaaagaaaacagtacaTATCGACTCCTCACGGTGGACAGGGAGTTAGAAGACAAGGGTTAGCGAGGAAAGAGAAGCAGCACGGAGTGTCGGCTCTCCCCCCCTGGACATGAACCCGCAGTGCGCCAGGAGCCGGCGGGGCGGGCGTTACCTGCCAGCATGCTCACCACCGACAGGAGGATCTTCTCCACGCTCTGCACGGGGCTCCACCGCTCGGCGCTGCTCTCGTAGCCCATGGGGTCGTCGCCGGGAGCGTGCAGGATGGAGATGCAGACTCTGCCGTCAGGGTAGACTGCGGGGTCAGAGCACACCCGGTGAGCCGAGGGAATGGGCCCGCGATAGGGCGCTCGGTCAGGCCCACAGAGAAAGGGCAGCAAGTGGCACAGACACCGGGACGGAGCTGTCTGCACGCGGCACCACCTGCGGCCCCAGCGCCACATCCACGGCCACGCTCACGTGCACGCGCTCCCCGCGGGCCCGGCCGGGCTCCCAGGGCACCGCTCACGCGCCGACAGGGTGCTGGGCCAGTCTGAACAGCTCTAGTGTCATGGCGTGACTCCACCTTCATATGCATTTAAAAAGCACTATATCCAAAGGGGATAAAGGAAAGGCTACCTGGCAGCCAGATATTCCACCAAAATACCTCATGTAATTAGACTCTTCACAACACTTTTCATAAAAGGTTTCTTAGATATCCCTCGTTCTGCCATTAAATCCCTGAAACGGACTGTGTAAAACATACGTTGCCATAGCTGGGAAAACGCTACAGGAATTAAACACCCAGAGCAAGACAGACGCCTGGACTCCTCTTGCTAACTTACTATAACTGGCTCCTCTGGACATCAGCTGTGCCTGAATCTAAACGCATCTCCCATCAACAGCACCACTAACGAGACCCTCAAGACCtgattcaagaaaaataaattttcaattcaAAGTCTGGGGTTGGTCCTGTCAAGAAGGTCAAAAGCACCTGTTATCTTTCTCTTACACATACTTGGGGAAATTCTCAGATGGTTTAGTATATGCTCAGATATCCAGGAATCACTTGTAAAACTGTAAGGCTATTAAGTTATAATAGTAAGAATACCagacaattttaaataaatttatttacttcatCCTCACTCATGAACTCAGCATTTCGTGACCATTCAGAAATGTGAGTCGTTATAAGCAGCCTTTCTTTTACACCTGGGCCCTCATTTTCCCCATGCACCCCTTGTTCTAGTGGTTTCTATGCTTTGAAACTGTACCGCAAACTCTCACTGAAGGGTTAGGAAACCACGTGTGATCTGTCTCAGACACCAGGATGGCCGTCTGAAGTCCACACACACGGGACCAGGGCGCCCAGAATGCTTTGAACAGTTCTCTCTGCCACGGACAGAGAGGAGGTGTTGCAGAGTTTTCAACTTCAGTGTCACTTCCTTAAGGTGACAGCACCATGCGATGACACCGCTGACCCCAGAAACATCAAAAAGTAGTTGTGTCcctgccaccccccccccaccacaccACAGCAGCGTCATTTCCTAACCCTCCCGAGTCCCCGCCCAGCCACAGCGCTTCAGTGCCAACAACTCCCGCTGGTGCCAGGCTGGCGGTCTCCCCTCCAGGCCACGGCAGCGGCCCAGCACGCGCTCCACTCCACTTCCAGCCTGCATCACAATCACCCTTCAAAGGCCATGCTGGTCACGCCGCCCCTCAtgctcactcccagcccctcagtGGGTCTCCACTGCTCCTCGGATAAACATCAAAATCCTTAATGTTGACCAAAAGGCCTGAACTGGTttggcccctccccctcctcctccctcctcacacTGGGCCTCTGCACCTGCTagaccccctccccgccccaaacAGACCCCTGGGTAACTCCTACAGATCCTCCTGCAGGTGGTGGGTTCAACCACCACCCCTGCAGGGGCCTCCGTGGCTTCCCATGTGGTTTCACATCTCTCTGTATGATTCCTTCATCAGCGTCCATCGCTGCCCTCAGACTGGGAGCTCCTGACCGTCCAGCCCCCCACCTCTGACGGTCTGCTCACCGCCCCATCCCAGCAACTCTCAGTGAATCTGctggattatttttttaagtatttatggaCCGACCAATTTTTATGACATCGGCAGACCTACTGAATAGCtcttctcaaaaataatttttacaaaataaaagtaacagaTACCCACCTACAGTAAGgccaaatttaaaaactatttgcaCTGATTACctgaacaacaaaaataatattatcaggggcttccctggtggcgcagtggttgagagtccgcctgccgatgcaggggacacgggttcgtgccgcagtccgggaagatcccacatgccgcggagaggctgggcccgtgagccatggccgctgagcctgcgcatccggaacctgtgctccgcaacgggagaggccacaacagtgagaggcccgtgtaccgcaaaaaaataaataaataaataaataaaatgatattatcAGGCTATTCTTAGTACACACATAATTCAATCAGTTTATTGGCCATATTTGTCTTTAAACCACATCACAGGTATCGTTCTAAAGAATATATTTATCTTCAATATAatcttattatttacttatttatttttggctgcattgggtcttcgttgctgcgcgcaggctttctctagttgctgcgagcgggggctactcttcgttgcggcgtgcgggattctcattgcgatggcttctcttgttgtggagcacgggctctaggtgctcgagcttcagtagttgtggcacgcgggctcagtagtcgtggcacacgggcttagttgctccgcggcatgtgggatcttcctggaccagggctcaaacccatgtcccctgcattggcaggcatattcctaaccactgcgccaccagggaagcccttatcatttattttttaattacccaCAATCCTCTTCATAGTTGTATTTTATAGTTAATCACCTTGAACTTGTTGACTTCCTCAATCAACTCTTCTGACcataatgaatttttaaactttgtattaTGGAAAATTCCAAACACAGAGCAAAAAAGTATACCATGAATGCCCACATGCACACAATCTCTAGGCCTCTCCTGGAACCATCGAAACTACTTCAAAAGCACTTACTGTTG from Pseudorca crassidens isolate mPseCra1 chromosome 5, mPseCra1.hap1, whole genome shotgun sequence encodes the following:
- the UBE2G2 gene encoding ubiquitin-conjugating enzyme E2 G2, translated to MAGTALKRLMAEYKQLTLNPPEGIVAGPMNEENFFEWEALIMGPEDTCFEFGVFPAILSFPLDYPLSPPKMRFTCEMFHPNIYPDGRVCISILHAPGDDPMGYESSAERWSPVQSVEKILLSVVSMLAEPNDESGANVDASKMWRDDREQFYKIAKQIVQKSLGL